The Gemmatimonadetes bacterium T265 genome contains a region encoding:
- a CDS encoding carbon-monoxide dehydrogenase large subunit, with protein MNGARPPDGPVVGAPLDRLDGPLKVTGGARYAAEMPVAGLAHAVLVTSTVARGRVARVDARAAEAAPGVLAVLTPMNAPTLPGVPAPHTQEAGGTGTGEGGAGGEGQGGQPAQSPNPPQISQRIPTLLQDDRVYYNGQPIGVVVADTLERAAAAVGLVRVTYAAEPPDLDVATAPRAPDDRVKVTGGPRATRRGDVAAGLAAAAARVDQRYTTPHETHNPMEPHATTAVWEADGADPHGRLTLYTSTQAVFGVRDAVARIFGLPPDRVRVVAPFTGGGFGGKGGAWSHEALAAMAARRVGRAVKLVLTRWQMFGPVGGRPHTDQRVTVGAARDGALTAVRHDVLSTTSQLEDWTESSALATRSLYACPNVETSHALARLNEGTPTYMRAPGESTGLFALESALDELAVALGMDPLALRVRNYAERDPEAEKPWSSNGLRECYARGAERFGWARRPPAPRAMADGRWLVGWGMATATRPAKRAPASTTVRVAADGRARVEVGTQEIGTGTYTILAQLAADALGVPVDRVEVALGDTRLPEAPASVGSRTAASAGTAVHEAATAARQRLVATAVGDPASPLYGAPPAAVGVRDGRMLLATDLRRGETYAALLARHGGAPIAGHADARPAPDEQGYTAHAFGAVFVEVRVDRDLGEVRVPRVVGVYDIGRVLNRKTAASQMIGSVVWGIGMALAERTVIDPRLGRYVNADLAEYHVPVCADVGTIDVDFVDPRDAHVNPIGVKGGGEVALTGTPAAIANAVWHATGRRIRALPITPDTLL; from the coding sequence GTGAACGGGGCGCGGCCGCCCGACGGGCCGGTCGTCGGCGCCCCGCTCGACCGCCTCGACGGCCCCCTCAAGGTCACCGGCGGGGCGCGCTACGCGGCCGAGATGCCGGTGGCCGGCCTCGCGCACGCGGTGCTGGTGACGAGTACCGTGGCGCGCGGGCGCGTCGCGCGCGTGGACGCGCGCGCGGCCGAGGCGGCGCCGGGGGTGCTGGCAGTGCTCACGCCGATGAACGCGCCCACGCTGCCCGGCGTCCCCGCGCCGCACACGCAGGAGGCGGGCGGGACGGGAACGGGAGAGGGGGGGGCCGGCGGCGAGGGTCAGGGCGGCCAGCCAGCGCAGTCGCCGAACCCGCCCCAGATCTCGCAGCGCATCCCGACGCTGCTGCAGGACGACCGCGTGTACTACAACGGCCAGCCGATCGGCGTCGTCGTGGCCGACACGCTGGAGCGCGCGGCGGCGGCCGTCGGGCTCGTGCGCGTGACGTACGCGGCCGAGCCGCCGGACCTCGACGTCGCCACGGCGCCGCGCGCGCCGGACGACCGGGTCAAGGTGACCGGCGGGCCGCGCGCCACCCGGCGCGGCGACGTGGCGGCGGGGCTCGCGGCGGCCGCGGCGCGCGTGGACCAGCGCTACACCACGCCGCACGAGACCCACAACCCTATGGAGCCGCACGCGACGACCGCCGTGTGGGAGGCCGACGGGGCGGACCCGCACGGGCGGCTCACGCTGTATACCTCGACGCAGGCGGTGTTCGGCGTGCGCGACGCGGTCGCGCGCATCTTCGGGCTGCCGCCGGACCGGGTGCGCGTGGTCGCGCCGTTTACCGGCGGGGGCTTCGGCGGCAAGGGCGGCGCGTGGTCGCACGAGGCGCTCGCCGCGATGGCCGCCCGGCGGGTGGGCCGGGCGGTCAAGCTAGTCCTGACGCGCTGGCAGATGTTCGGCCCGGTGGGCGGGCGGCCGCACACCGACCAGCGCGTGACGGTCGGCGCGGCGCGCGACGGCGCGCTCACGGCGGTGCGGCACGACGTGCTGTCGACCACGAGCCAGCTCGAGGACTGGACGGAGTCGAGCGCGCTCGCGACGCGCAGCCTCTACGCCTGCCCCAACGTCGAGACGAGCCACGCGCTCGCCCGGCTGAACGAGGGCACGCCGACCTACATGCGCGCGCCCGGCGAGTCGACCGGCCTGTTCGCCCTGGAGAGCGCGCTCGATGAGCTGGCCGTCGCGTTAGGCATGGACCCGCTGGCGCTGCGCGTGCGCAACTACGCCGAGCGCGACCCGGAGGCCGAGAAGCCGTGGTCGAGCAACGGGCTGCGCGAGTGCTACGCGCGGGGCGCCGAACGCTTCGGGTGGGCGCGGCGCCCGCCGGCGCCGCGGGCCATGGCCGACGGGCGCTGGCTCGTGGGCTGGGGCATGGCCACCGCCACGCGGCCGGCGAAGCGCGCGCCGGCGTCCACGACGGTGCGCGTCGCGGCCGACGGCCGCGCGCGCGTGGAGGTCGGCACGCAGGAGATCGGGACGGGCACGTACACGATCCTCGCCCAGCTGGCCGCCGACGCGTTAGGCGTGCCCGTTGACCGGGTGGAGGTCGCGCTCGGCGACACGCGGCTCCCCGAGGCGCCGGCGTCGGTCGGGTCGCGCACGGCCGCGTCGGCGGGGACGGCGGTGCACGAGGCCGCGACGGCGGCCCGGCAACGGCTCGTCGCCACGGCCGTCGGCGACCCGGCCTCGCCGCTCTACGGCGCGCCCCCGGCCGCGGTCGGGGTGCGCGACGGGCGCATGCTGCTCGCCACGGACCTGCGGCGGGGCGAGACGTACGCGGCGCTCCTCGCCCGCCACGGCGGGGCGCCGATCGCGGGGCACGCCGACGCGCGCCCCGCCCCCGACGAGCAGGGCTACACCGCGCACGCGTTCGGCGCGGTGTTCGTCGAGGTGCGCGTGGACCGCGACCTCGGCGAGGTCCGCGTGCCGCGCGTGGTGGGCGTGTACGACATCGGCCGCGTGCTCAACCGCAAGACCGCGGCGAGCCAGATGATCGGCAGCGTCGTGTGGGGGATCGGCATGGCGCTCGCGGAGCGGACCGTCATCGACCCCCGGCTCGGCCGCTACGTGAACGCGGACCTCGCCGAGTACCACGTCCCGGTGTGCGCCGACGTGGGGACGATCGACGTCGACTTCGTCGACCCGCGGGACGCCCACGTCAACCCGATCGGCGTCAAGGGCGGCGGCGAGGTCGCCCTCACGGGCACGCCCGCCGCGATCGCCAACGCGGTCTGGCACGCGACCGGCCGGCGCATCCGCGCCCTGCCGATCACGCCGGACACGCTGCTCTGA
- a CDS encoding IS110 family transposase, which translates to MRRTRADVAVVIGVDTHKATYTASAVTRAGAELATLTVASDASGHRRLLAFARHASGPADAAVPRLWALEGAGSFGCGLTAFLLEQGEAVAEIDRPARPARRTGAKTDQLDATRAAREALARPPLAEPRCRGTREAVRVLRRTCTGAGRAKSRAICHLKALIVTAPRPLRDQLRDQLRGVRDDALLPKCARLRTTPQHSVEHRATVTALRLTARRALALEAEADDLESQLEPLVQGLAPHLLAEPGIGVLTAAELLVAWSHAGRVRSAAAFAQLAGVAPIPASSGQVTRHRLNRGGDRHVNCALHQIVRSRLGHHVETRAYAAKRTAEGKSPRDIKRCLKRFVARRVFRLLERPPTEGAPPP; encoded by the coding sequence ATGCGCCGCACCCGCGCCGACGTCGCCGTCGTGATCGGCGTCGACACGCACAAGGCCACGTACACCGCGTCGGCCGTCACCAGGGCCGGCGCCGAACTCGCGACCCTCACCGTCGCCTCCGACGCGTCCGGCCACCGCCGCCTGCTCGCCTTCGCCCGACACGCGTCCGGGCCGGCCGATGCCGCCGTCCCGCGGCTCTGGGCGCTCGAGGGCGCCGGGAGCTTCGGCTGCGGCCTCACGGCCTTCCTGCTGGAGCAAGGCGAGGCCGTGGCCGAGATCGACCGCCCGGCCCGTCCGGCGCGGCGCACCGGCGCGAAGACCGATCAGCTCGACGCGACGCGGGCCGCACGCGAGGCGCTCGCCCGGCCGCCCCTGGCCGAGCCGCGCTGTCGCGGGACACGCGAAGCGGTGCGCGTCCTGCGCCGCACGTGCACCGGCGCGGGGCGCGCGAAGAGCCGCGCGATCTGCCACCTCAAGGCGCTGATCGTCACCGCGCCCCGGCCGCTGCGCGACCAGCTGCGCGACCAGCTCCGCGGCGTGCGCGACGACGCGCTCCTGCCCAAGTGCGCCCGCCTGCGCACCACGCCGCAGCACAGCGTCGAGCACCGGGCGACGGTCACCGCGCTGCGCCTCACGGCCCGGCGGGCGCTCGCGCTCGAGGCGGAGGCCGACGACCTCGAGTCGCAGCTCGAGCCCCTCGTGCAGGGGCTCGCGCCGCACCTGCTCGCCGAGCCGGGCATCGGCGTGCTCACCGCGGCCGAGCTGCTCGTCGCGTGGTCGCACGCGGGGCGGGTGCGGTCGGCGGCGGCCTTTGCGCAGCTCGCCGGTGTCGCGCCGATCCCGGCGTCGTCGGGCCAGGTGACGCGCCACCGGTTGAACCGCGGCGGCGACCGCCACGTGAACTGTGCGCTGCACCAGATCGTGCGCTCGCGGCTCGGGCACCACGTCGAGACGCGCGCCTACGCCGCCAAGCGCACGGCCGAGGGCAAGAGCCCCCGCGACATCAAGCGCTGCCTCAAGCGCTTCGTCGCGCGGCGTGTCTTCCGCTTGCTCGAGCGCCCGCCCACCGAGGGCGCACCACCGCCTTGA
- a CDS encoding transposase, with protein sequence MSDKYAVIAAERGTYPVRWMCALLGVSVAGFYGAQRRPPGTRAAADERVRVEVRAAHAKSHRRYGAPRVHRELRAAGVRVAKKRVARLMREDGLVARRAQRRVRTTDSAHAHPVAPNVVARDFAVADQPGLDRVWVADFTYIPTREGWLFLAVVLDLASRRVVGWAVRETMETELVLAALHAALADRRPAPGLVCHSDRGSQYASAAYQVLLAASGAVPSMSAKGDCYDNAVAEAFFATLEHELLADVTFVSRAAARPAIFDFLFWYNGERRHSSLDYVSPVAYEQHLTARPARAA encoded by the coding sequence GTGAGCGACAAGTACGCCGTGATCGCGGCCGAGCGCGGGACGTACCCCGTGCGATGGATGTGCGCGCTGTTGGGCGTGAGCGTGGCCGGCTTCTACGGCGCACAGCGCCGGCCGCCGGGCACGCGCGCCGCCGCGGACGAGCGGGTGCGGGTGGAGGTGCGCGCCGCACACGCGAAGAGTCACCGGCGCTACGGGGCGCCGCGAGTGCATCGCGAGCTGCGCGCGGCCGGCGTACGCGTCGCCAAGAAGCGCGTCGCGCGGCTCATGCGCGAGGACGGCCTCGTGGCGCGCCGCGCGCAGCGCCGCGTACGCACGACCGACTCGGCGCATGCGCACCCGGTCGCGCCGAACGTGGTGGCGCGCGACTTCGCGGTCGCGGACCAGCCCGGGCTCGACCGCGTTTGGGTCGCCGATTTCACGTACATCCCCACGCGCGAGGGCTGGCTGTTCCTGGCGGTCGTGCTCGACCTGGCGAGCCGCCGCGTGGTGGGGTGGGCGGTGCGCGAGACGATGGAGACCGAGCTCGTGCTCGCGGCCCTGCATGCGGCGCTCGCCGACCGGCGCCCCGCGCCCGGGCTCGTGTGTCACTCGGATCGTGGGTCGCAATACGCGAGCGCGGCCTACCAGGTGCTGCTCGCTGCGTCTGGCGCGGTGCCGAGCATGAGCGCAAAAGGCGATTGCTACGATAATGCTGTTGCCGAGGCCTTCTTCGCGACGCTCGAACACGAGCTACTGGCTGATGTCACCTTCGTGTCGCGCGCGGCGGCGCGGCCCGCGATCTTCGACTTCCTCTTCTGGTACAACGGCGAGCGGCGCCACTCGAGCCTCGACTACGTGAGTCCCGTCGCCTATGAGCAGCACCTGACCGCGCGCCCCGCGCGAGCAGCCTAA